A genomic segment from Corythoichthys intestinalis isolate RoL2023-P3 chromosome 2, ASM3026506v1, whole genome shotgun sequence encodes:
- the nckap5l gene encoding nck-associated protein 5-like: MRTMSGEAEQRTCDEDFCSDEEADVESYLEDNSSELMDRLKELEAENSALILANESQREAYERCLDEVANHVVQALLNQKDLREECIKLKMLVFDLEKQNRALCELFQQKLPHHPTAHYQVQAGPLLDYNAALHNDSAKHLEAAQSEAQAKGNGYRTQHSSPGPRGPVASMEALSPFFKKKAHILEVLRKMEETDPLKFHPATSSLSFCDYSQVLVSTEAVLASADPLQCKSQQTHRHCSRSDTDALRHVNGDGAAMCEGGNACCLHCKRSPDAAPQARAAQSGGTPASSSDECHAKSQTAECVPPPKQRGKNDSHSKAANGAEAANQSQEGAQQEQETEELTGFSPVPQVPASEGEAGDAAPHHSDESSLEPETVRADASVSPSPSCLSDVKAAAINSPSKLLKFLKIPSIGDKCQASNPVVRLSPQLTRSSRIPCRTNTYEVYHSPVPTRRATTTERCRQPPPPPTRSESYPATHTSPQQPEDACPPPAKGSFSASKTKTVAPSSSPKVADSVPLYENICDLSTKPRAEEPIHALEKRTTLPAPTKNNVGERKLVKSLPESVLAATAQQKVSSSSASESSSEDEEDSYSSVWVNHQGPPDSTTQCGSEYSQNREEAGTQNCEATRPPPPARRTDSSSIPKRPAAVSKSQADSSHHAFKDRLAALGKLRSSEDLQAGSRPVDVANETAEDRSKTAERHVELYKEEQRLSKYTDSLDGKPRGSGGGLKYQGVSQLYEQGGKSPVSSGLVKQELCVSSKTKIGLPSPNADAPQVLRNNIKCPGSLYLPYNVKPGTQSSISPNKIPPKSPSKPCQGPSVHRPSKPADAPRYSSKSAERSKIVCKGKKNPVYGDSLPPPPPRPPTSEGEKAAAAPGPSPQSAIEQKVMKGIEENMLKLQEQDRGAQPSEAKQKASNGIASWFGRKKSKLPALSRKTDAAKAKDEKREWKINIPSVGKESVKMAGRCQEGVEGLNISTLMEKAEGLRRALEEERAYVERSGRGHSCEVVMDQAQGQLAVMYRGGRSDNFMQQLLNRVDGKEVVSAPQRRLSFDCKTSRPLFAQQSDVVVGHVGSGDDVEKASRRLGKITSDENLSDSVHSTHFADSGASTYTLDSGIGTFPLPDGGGAATGRGLSKGKAEPRPFASPGRSGRRARTLDRDPASQEEFYSAHKQSAANANLTSKMEGRSSAGDIREDNEAHRAHVFSTHSKTWTFPNLKTPAGQAEVYLAVEEEGEEVVSFAAPFRASLKAGGASPSRVAEPGGAPAPTQSGASRRTKGPRAPGGVTEVGRDAGLELLRERPEEALSPGRPQVLETPESLSDSLYDSLSSCGSQG; this comes from the exons GTCCAGGCGGGGCCCCTCCTCGACTACAATGCAGCGCTGCACAATGACTCCGCCAAGCATTTGGAGGCAGCTCAGAGCGAAGCACAAGCCAAG GGGAACGGCTACCGCACCCAGCACTCCTCCCCGGGCCCCCGAGGCCCTGTAGCCTCCATGGAGGCTCTTTCTCCCTTCTTTAAGAAGAAAGCACACATCCTCGAAGTACTGCGCAAGATGGAGGAGACGGACCCTCTCAAGTTCCACCCGGCCACCTCCAGCTTGTCTTTCTGCGACTACAGTCAGGTGCTCGTGTCCACGGAGGCCGTTTTAGCCTCGGCGGACCCGCTACAATGCAAATCCCAGCAAACGCACCGCCACTGCTCCCGCTCGGACACCGACGCACTCCGACATGTCAACGGGGACGGGGCGGCGATGTGCGAGGGGGGTAACGCGTGTTGTTTACACTGCAAGAGGAGCCCGGATGCAGCACCGCAAGCACGCGCCGCCCAAAGCGGTGGCACGCCCGCATCCTCTTCCGACGAATGTCATGCAAAGAGCCAAACGGCGGAATGTGTCCCGCCCCCTAAACAACGCGGCAAGAATGACTCTCATTCAAAAGCGGCAAACGGTGCCGAAGCTGCTAACCAGAGCCAGGAGGGGGCGCAGCAGGAGCAGGAAACCGAAGAGCTCACCGGCTTCTCCCCGGTCCCGCAGGTTCCCGCTTCAGAAGGCGAGGCGGGCGATGCCGCGCCGCACCACTCGGACGAATCCTCCTTGGAACCGGAGACGGTGCGGGCGGACGCCTCCGTGAGCCCCAGCCCCTCCTGCCTCAGCGACGTCAAAGCCGCCGCCATCAACTCGCCATCCAAACTTCTCAAGTTCCTGAAGATTCCCTCCATAGGGGACAAGTGTCAGGCCTCAAATCCCGTCGTGAGACTGAGCCCCCAACTCACCCGTAGCTCCAGAATCCCTTGTCGAACGAACACCTACGAGGTGTACCACTCTCCCGTCCCCACCCGTCGAGCCACCACCACGGAGCGGTGCAGGCAGCCGCCACCGCCGCCCACGAGGTCCGAGTCTTACCCTGCCACGCACACGTCCCCTCAACAACCTGAGGACGCCTGCCCCCCGCCTGCTAAAGGCAGCTTCTCCGCATCCAAAACAAAGACTGTCGCACCCTCCTCCTcccccaaagtagcagacagtGTCCCGCTCTATGAAAACATATGCGATTTGTCCACCAAACCACGAGCAGAGGAGCCTATCCACGCTCTGGAGAAAAGAACCACTCTTCCagcgccaacaaaaaacaacgtCGGCGAAAGAAAACTGGTGAAATCCCTCCCCGAAAGCGTCCTAGCTGCGACTGCCCAACAAAAGGTGTCGTCATCCTCTGCATCAGAGTCCTCGTCGGAGGACGAAGAGGATTCCTACAGTTCGGTGTGGGTCAACCACCAGGGCCCGCCCGACTCAACGACTCAGTGCGGATCCGAGTACTCTCAAAACCGAGAGGAGGCGGGCACGCAGAACTGCGAGGCGACTAGGCCACCGCCCCCGGCCAGAAGAACCGACTCGTCTTCCATTCCCAAGAGGCCCGCGGCAGTGTCCAAGTCTCAAGCGGATTCGAGTCACCACGCGTTCAAAGACAGGCTGGCGGCGCTGGGCAAGCTGAGGAGCTCAGAGGACTTACAAGCGGGCTCGAGGCCGGTAGACGTGGCCAACGAGACCGCCGAGGACAGGAGTAAGACGGCTGAGAGGCACGTCGAACTCTATAAAGAGGAACAGAGACTTTCGAAGTACACGGACTCTTTGGACGGGAAACCTCGAGGTAGCGGCGGAGGTTTGAAGTACCAGGGCGTCTCCCAGCTTTATGAGCAAGGAGGCAAATCTCCCGTTTCTTCCGGTCTGGTTAAGCAGGAGCTCTGCGTGAGCTCTAAGACTAAGATCGGGCTACCGTCGCCGAATGCGGACGCTCCGCAGGTACTGCGAAACAACATCAAGTGTCCCGGCTCGCTATACCTGCCCTACAATGTGAAACCCGGTACTCAAAGTAGCATCAGTCCCAACAAAATCCCTCCAAAATCACCGTCCAAACCTTGCCAGGGTCCTTCCGTCCACAGACCTAGCAAACCCGCAGACGCCCCGCGGTACTCCTCCAAGTCGGCGGAACGAAGCAAAATCGTCTGCAAAGGTAAGAAAAACCCCGTGTACGGCGACAGCCTCCCGCCGCCTCCTCCCAGGCCGCCGACGTCCGAAGGGGAAAAAGCAGCGGCGGCGCCCGGGCCCAGCCCGCAGTCGGCCATTGAGCAGAAGGTGATGAAGGGCATCGAAGAAAACATGCTCAAGCTCCAAGAGCAGGACCGCGGGGCGCAACCCAGTGAGGCCAAGCAGAAAGCGTCCAACGGGATCGCCAGCTGGTTCGGACGCAAGAAAAGCAAGCTTCCCGCACTgagccgcaagacggacgccgcCAAAGCCAAAGACGAGAAACGAGAGTGGAAGATAAACATCCCGTCGGTGGGGAAAGAGTCGGTGAAGATGGCCGGCAGGTGTCAAGAAGGAGTGGAAGGCCTGAATATCTCCACGTTGATGGAGAAGGCGGAGGGCCTGCGAAGGGCTCTGGAGGAAGAGAGGGCCTACGTCGAGAGGTCTGGCAGGGGTCACTCGTGCGAGGTGGTGATGGACCAGGCTCAAGGACAGCTGGCCGTCATGTATCGGGGCGGGCGCTCCGACAACTTCATGCAACAGCTGCTGAACAG AGTGGACGGCAAGGAAGTCGTGAGCGCACCGCAGAGGAGGCTCTCGTTCGACTGCAAGACATCCAGGCCGCTGTTCGCTCAGCAAAGCGATGTCGTGGTCGGTCACGTTGGCAGCGGGGATGACGTGGAAAAG GCGTCCCGTCGACTAGGCAAGATCACTTCGGACGAGAACCTATCCGATTCGGTTCACTCGACGCACTTTGCAG ATTCCGGCGCGTCGACGTACACGCTAGACAGCGGCATCGGCACCTTTCCGCTACCCGACGGGGGCGGCGCGGCAACGGGGCGCGGTCTTTCCAAAGGCAAGGCGGAACCGCGTCCGTTCGCCTCGCCGGGGAGGTCGGGGCGACGAGCCCGCACTTTGGACAGGGACCCCGCGTCGCAGGAGGAGTTCTATTCGGCGCACAAGCAGTCCGCCGCCAACGCGAATCTGACCTCCAAGATGGAGGGAAGAAGCTCGGCCGGTGACATACGAGAAG ATAATGAGGCGCACAGAGCACACGTGTTCTCCACGCACTCCAAGACGTGGACCTTCCCAAACCTGAAGACTCCAGCGGGACAGGCAGAGGTCTACCTGGCCGTAGAAGAGGAGGGCGAGGAGGTGGTGTCCTTCGCCGCGCCCTTCAGAGCc AGCCTGAAAGCCGGCGGGGCATCTCCCAGCCGCGTAGCGGAGCCCGGCGGCGCCCCCGCGCCGACCCAGTCGGGAGCCAGCCGGAGGACGAAGGGCCCCCGCGCTCCCGGCGGCGTGACGGAAGTGGGCCGGGACGCCGGCTTGGAGCTGCTCAGGGAACGTCCGGAGGAAGCGCTGTCGCCAGGCCGGCCCCAGGTTCTGGAGACGCCGGAGTCCCTCAGCGACTCGCTCTACGACAGCCTGTCGTCGTGCGGTAGCCAAGGGTGA